The window AGCCTGCGGGCTTCATCTCCGATGAGAGATGAAGACTACGCCACAAGCCCCTCAGGAAGCCTTCACGTCTCATGCGAAGGTCACTACACAGACTCTCACCGACGAGTCTCCACCATCGGGTAGACCCAGAAAAGCGCACCGATTCCCTAAATGGGAATCCCCACAAATAAATCCAGAAACCGTGTCACATCTTTCACCACGAAAGATAGGTCCGTTTAATCACCACATTCACCACGCGAACCACCACGAATTCACCACAAAAAGACCACACCAAAACGCTGGTTTTCCTCAAAACCCCCAGCAAAACACCACAAACCCACCCACAAAAAAATCCCAAAAAACTCACCCGGAAACCGCCGGCTCATCCGGAGAGAAATGCACCTCAGGCAATCGACGTTCGTCCCAGACGCAGGTTCCAAATCGCTGTCACAAGCTTGTCGATGTCCTCATGAGTGTTGTACAGAGCCAGCGAGGCACGAACCGTGCTTTCCAGCCCGAAGCGACGCAGAATCGGTTGTGCGCAATGGTGACCTGAGCGGACAGCGATGCCGTTCTTATTGAGGTAATCACCGACTTCCTCAGTGCGAAAGCCATCGAGCACAAACGACAGAACACCGGCCTTTTCTTTCGCTGTTCCGATGATGTGTAGTCCAGGAATACAACTGAGTTCGCTCGTAGCTTTCACCAGCAGTTCATGCTCGTGCCTCGCGATGTTGTACATGCCAACCCTATCCAGATAGTCGATAGCGGCTCCGAGTCCGACGGCGTCTGCGATGTTTCCCGTGCCTGCCTCGAAACGCTGCGGCGGTTCCTGGTAGAGAGTTTTTTCGAAGGTCACATCCTGAATCATGTTTCCACCACCCTGCCAGGGCGGCATGTATTCAAGAACCTCGGGCTTGCCGTATACCACGCCGATACCGGTTGGGCCGAAGACCTTATGCCCGGAGAATACGAAGAAGTCGCAGTTCAACGCCTGCACGTCCACACGCATGTGGGAGACCGACTGCGCCCCATCAAGTAGAACCGTTGCACCATAACGGTGAGCGATTTCAATCATCTTGTCTGCCGGCGTGATAACGCCCAGCGCATTTGAAACTTGCGTGATGGAGACGAGACGGGTCTTTGGTCCGAGCAGTTTTTCGTACTCATCGAGCAGCACCTGTCCACTGTCATCCACGGGCGCGACGCGAAGCTTGGCTCCTTTTTCTGAGCAAAGCATCTGCCACGGTACGATGTTCGCATGGTGTTCAAGCCAGGTGATAACGATCTCGTCGTCCTTCTGGATATTGCGCCGTCCCCAGCTTTGAGCGATTAGGTTGATGCCCTCCGTCGCTCCGCGCACAAAGACGATCTCCCGTGTTGAAGATGCATTGACGAAGCGACGAACCTTCTCGCGGGCAGCTTCATACGCGTCCGTTGCGCGGGCCGCCAGTTCGTGTGCAGCACGGTGAACATTGGAGTTTTCATGTTCGTAAAAATACTTCAACCGATCAATGACGCTTTGTGGCTTCTGTGTTGTAGCAGCATTGTCAAGCCACACCAGTGGCTTGCCATTCACGCGCTCGCGAAGAATAGGGAAGTCGCGCTTGATGGCCTCCGCGTCGAAGGGGTAGGAGGAGAGATTCAAGTCGCGCGGAACGCCCGACTCGATATCGACCGGCTGGAAGTTGCCGATTGATTCGGCGAAATCGAAATTGCGGTTGCTTTCAAGGAACCCAAACGAACTGTATCCCGCCAACTCGGTGAGTTCGGGCGATCGGTTGAACTCGTGAGGTAACTCGAGATAGGACAGCGCAGCGTTCGTGGTCAGATCGGTCTCAGGTGCTGTAGGCACAGGACCGGGCACCGCCGGAGGGTACGAGAATAGAGGTCGCAACTCTCCGAGAAACGAAAATGTGGGGACAGGAGACGCGTTCCCAAAATCGGGAGCACTGGGGAACCCGCTCGCTGGAAGTTGTGATGGCGGGTTCGTTTGTGTGGGCAAATCAGGGTTGAAATTCGTGGGCACGGCACCTGCTGGAGCGGTTCCCGGTGCGAACCCTGCGGTCGGATTCACCCTGGGGTTAGGCCCTTCCGGCAGCGTGTTCCTATCGCTGAAGATGGCGCGGGCATCCTGCAGAAAGGAGAAGGATGGGATGTCTGCAGCAACATCGGAGACCGCGGTTCCAATCACTCCCGGCACCGCAGGAGGTGTTACCTGCGCAGGCGCAGTCACCGGAGAAAAGGAGGCTGGTCCGACGCTAGCAGGAACACCGGAGAAGTGTTTGTCCGATGGAAGAGATATCTCTGGGGGCGCAGCCGGTGCAGTTGCGGGGACGGAGCCGAACGGAGAAAGATCCGTGGGCGCCGCGTGTGCAGGCAGCGGGCTTGATGGCACATCCAGTGAGTTGGGCAGCGCGGTGAAAAACTCGTTCGCCATGCGAGCCAACGCTACCGGATCCAGCACGCCTGCTGGCAGTGGCGTTCCAGAGTAGGAAGGAGGAGCGGCGGCTCGCGGGTCTGTATCCGGTGCTACAAAAAGGCGGCCTGGATCATTTGTACTCATGGTAGTTTCCGACTTCAACGTTCTCCAGTGCTGCAATCGCATCGTCCGTCAAAACGGAAGCCGCGCAATAGAGAGAAATCAGATAAGAGGCTAGTCCTCGGTTGTCGATCCCGGTAAAGCGAACGGAAAGGCCAGGGCTCTGCTCGCCGGTCAGGCCAGGCTGGAAGAGACCGATGACACCTTGTTTGCGCTCTCCCACACGGACGAGGAGAATCTTCGACTTGGGCACCTTACCGGTAACGTGAATCTTGTCAGTTGGAATCAGAGGTATACCACGCCAAGTGAGGAATGGGTTTCCGAAGAGAGTTACGGTGGGCGGGGGAACGCCACGTCGTGTGCATTCACGGCCGAAGGCCGCAATCGTACGCGGATGCGCGAGGAAGAAAGACGGTTCCTTCCACACCTTCGTCAACAGTTCATCCAAGTCATCCGGCGTAGGAGAGCCCTTGCGGGTCGAGATCTTCTGCGATTCAGGCACGTTATTGAGCAGGCCGTAGTCGGCATTGTTCAGGAGTTCATTCTCCTGCCGCTCCTTCACGCCTTCAATAGTGACTCGCAACTGCTCGCGGACCTGATCGTAAGGATTGCTGAAGAGGTCGCTGACGCGGGTTTGGACGTTGACCAGAGCATTGATGCTGCTGAGAAGGTACTCGCGAGGCTCTTCTTCGTATTGAGCATAGGTCCGAGGGATCTCTGACTCATCCACATGCCCGCAAAGCACTTCGATCGGCTTGTCCTCAACAACACGGTTCAAGCGGAAAACACCAGACTCCAATGGCTTCCAATCCAATAAACGGACGAGCCATCTTGGCGTAACTGCCCCATAGATCGGGGCTGTTTTCGTCACATTGGCTAATTGGTAGGCTGCTTGTTCGCCGAGAGAAGTACGAGTCGTCGTTTCCGCCACAGGAGGCTCCTTTGCGCAACGCTTACAGGTTGCCCAGAAATTCTACCTGAGGCAGAGGAGGAAAGGGAGTCGCACACGCGTCATAGCTAGGCAAGCCAGGCTCGGCTTACGGAGTGTCACGCGGTGCCTCTAGTACTTCCGGACTTTGTGATCGACTTTATCCGACCAGGCGTGAATTCCTCCGCGTAGATTTGAAACTTTACTGAAGCCATGCTGCTGGAGGTACTCAACAGCCTTTACACCGCGTGGTCCCATCTTGCAAACAGCGACGATCTCCTCGCCCGCATTTAACTCGTTCAAACGCTTAGAGAGCTGGGCCAGGGGAATCAGGTGCCCTCCGATATTGGAGATCTCATATTCGTACTCATCGCGCACATCCAGCAGGAACAGATTTTCGCCCTGATCAAGGCGTTGCTTAAGTTCTTCAGCTTGAATCTCCGGAACGCTCACTCTGGTTTCTCCTTGTTGGTTGCCCTAAAAAACAAAACCCACCTGCCAGCGGTCCCTGGCGGTGGGTCATATTGAAGTGCTTGCGAAACTAAACTTGATTTAGCTCGGCAATCGCCTCATGCCAGAAGACACGCGGATACCCCACATACAGGCGGTACAACATCCGGTCAACTGGCCAGCGAAGGTCATATAGGGAGTCTAGCATACGTCAATTCCCGAACGAAAGGGAACTGGCAGATAATCTAGCCGGGATTCGCCGCCAAAATCTCGCGCAGCCTCTGTTGAACCACGCGATTTTCTTCGGGTACCCCTATGGTGATGCGGGCCCAGTCGACATAAGGCGGAAAGGTCCGCCCTATATCAACGCCTTGGGTCCGCATGGCCCCTGCGAGTTGGGTCTGCGGTCTGCCTGCATTGAAAAAGATAAAGCTGGCTTGCGAGTTAGTGTGGGCAAGAGTTAGTTCATTGAGAACGGCGGTCCATTTAGTGCGTTCTGCTGCGACGACAGAACGAACCTGACGGACGTGTGATGTATCTGCTAAGGCCGCTGAGGTGCGGCTATGTTCAGTCGGCCTAGAGATTCGGCATCGCCCACTCCTTGCTTGCGCAGAGCGCCCGCAAGTGAACGAGGGACAAGAGCATATCCAATCGGAAGCCCGGCGAGACCGTGAATCTTGTCGAAGGTGCGGAAGACAATTACATTTGCTCCATCGCGGACAAGCGAGACTGCTGAGCGAGTTTCGAAGTCGGTGGTGTATTCGAGGTAAGCTTCATCGACAATCACTGGAGCGCGCTGCGAGACTTCGCCGAGAAATTGTTTGAAAGTGTGATCGTCGCTGACGGTTCCGGTCGGGTTGTGCGGATTGATAAGGTATAGCGCCCGAGTTTTCCCAGTGATCTTCGCAGCCAACTCCGGAAGGTTATTTTCGTACTTTGGGTTGAGCGGAACAGGAACGCCCACCCCACCGACGTGTGACGCGGCATCGACAAGGGCGAGATAGCCTGGTGTCGAGTAGATAAACTCTCCTCCGGGGCCGCCCTGACTTCCAAGATAGAGTCCAAGAGCGCCTAAGATCTCTCCCAAAATGACCTGCTCGACTGGCACGCCCTCGTATGCCGCGATCTGCTCCGCGAACGCTTGTGCTGCATGTGCATCTGCATAGCGGGAAAGTTTGGGGAATTCAAGCTGAATTGCGCTCGCCACATTAGGAGACGGGCCAAAGGCATTTTCATTCAGGTTCAGATGGATCAGCTTCTGCGGGCCACCTTCAGCCGGCGCGGCTTTCGCTGTGACAGAAAAGAGGCTTGCGCCAAGCGCCATGCCGGAGGTCTTAATCAAAGAGCGGCGCGTAAGGACCGATGACATTTGTTTTTCCTTTACGAGGATAGTTTCTCCACTACTTCAAAATATCGCCGAGAAGAGGCATCTGACGCTTCGCTAGTAGGTGACGTGCAAGCCGAGTTGAAGATAGCGCGGGAAGTTGGCTTGAGCAGTGATAGCCCCGAAGTTCGCGCTGCCAAACGCGGTATTAGGACCGGCAAACAGTGGCGTGTTGAAGGTGTTGAAAGTCTCTGCACGGAACTGAACGTTCACTCGATCACATACAAGAACGCTTTTGAATAATGAGATGTCCCAGTTTTCATACCCAGGCCCACGCAGAGAGAGCGTGCGCGGCGCATTCCCGAACGTGTAGGCCACTGATGCGGTGAACGCAGCGGGATTGATGTATCCGTTGAGGCGGTCATACAGACTTCCTTTTGTGCCGAGCGCAACATTGGAAACAAGGTTTGGTCGCTGGAGTCCATTCCCCGCGATCGTGCTATTGGGATTGCTGCTCTGACGGATCGAAACAGGGAACCCGCTCTGGAACGTCGGCAGCACATTGAGTTGCCAACCGCTGATGACCTCATCACCCCAGCGTTTGCCCGTTGAAAGGCTTCCTTTGCCAAAGGGAAGATCGTAAACAAACCCTGCGATAAAACGATATGGTACGTCGGTTACTGAGTGTGCGTACTCGGCTTCAAGGTCATAGACATTCTGAGGTGCGGAAACGCCGGAACTCTGAAATGCTGTTTGCTGTGGCGAACGAAGAGTCCATGTTGCGCGACCAGGTAAACGAACTGACGAAACTGAGACCGTGCCCAGCACGTTTCTCCCCCTGTATAAGAAGAGCGTTATAGTCAGCATGCGCCGAACTAACGAAGAGGTTGACCGAAGTGAACTGCGGGAATGGGCGCAGTGTCTGCGACCGGGCAACCGTTGGCTGGCCGATGATGCCCGGCCCTCCTACAACGTAGTCTGGGTTTGCAATCTGGTCTCCGAGAGATGTCCCGAGAGAGAAGTTCGATGGGTTGAGTTGATTGATGTTGACGGGTGTGCTGCTGGTGGGTGATGGATTCAGATTGATGGAACGTGATCCGATGTACGTAGCGTGCAGCGCGATCTGGCCAGGTAGTTCCTGCTCAACGCCGAGGGAGAACTGTTGAACCCTGGGGGCGTGATAGTTCTGGTCGTAGGTGGTGACCGAGTTACCGACACCCGTCAACAGCCCAGCGGAGTTCCCTACAGGCTTTTCAAGACCTGAGGGAAATGGGTTGTCGAGCGAACCGGCAGATGTCTGATTGTTGTCGAAGCTTGCAACGTATGAGTTGGCCGCAGTGTAGCCCGGCGCTAGCGTGCCAATCGGATCGTAGCGCAAAGGAGCGTACAAGATACCGTATCCGCCGCGGAGTACGGTCTTGGGTTTGAGTTGATAAGAAGCTCCAATGCGCGGAGCAAACTTTGCGAGCGAGAGATCTCCGATGTCGCGCTTGTTGCCGTTGACCCCGGCGAAAAGAACTCCTCCTGTTACTGACGGGCCGCCTGCGAGCTGCGCAGTTGCGGTACGGTCGAAACCAACGGCAAGCTGATTATGGTCTTCTTTGAGACCTGTCTCGGCCTCATAGCGTAGGCCGAGGTTCAATGTGAGGCGCGGCGTAACGCGCCAGTCATCCTGAGCAAAGAATGCTGTGTAGTCAAGATAAGTTTTGAGGAACGTTGTTATGTCGACCTCTCCCGAGATGGGGTACCCAAGAAGCAGGTCGGCGAGGTCGGAGCCGGAACCGTCGTCCGTTGCGTTGGGACTCGATTGTGTAAATGCGCCCGAAAAAGTGTAAGTGCCTGGAGCATTGCTGAAATCCTCAAAGTCCATACGGATGCGGCGGTACTCTCCGCCAAACGTTAAGTTATGACGCTTCAGAGTTTTGGCTACTGTGCCGTTCACAATTTGGGACTTCCAGTTGTCGAGTGAATCGGTGTTCTGTCCGAGCTGCGAAAAGTTGCGGGGGAAGATCGTCGGGAAAAACTTCGCCTGTATCTGCGAAGTATAGGAGGTGGGAAAGCCTAGTGTGCCGGGATCGAATCCCTGACTCACCTCAGCGATAAGATTCGGAAATCGATTGTTACCATATCGAGCAGTGACGACAGTCGTAGGATTCAGAATCCAGGTGCTGTTGACTTGCACTGCGTCCACCTGCCGATGGTAGGTGTACGAGTAGCTTCCAGGAAGAGTGCCGAGCGGATTGCCCAGCGGTTGCAGTGCTTCGTAGAAGATGTACGAGCCGCTGATGTTCCACCAGGGGCGAATCTGCTGGTCGAGCTTGATCGTGACCTCCTGCGCGTGATCTCGTACGTTGTCAGTTCCTGTGAAGTTGTACTGGCCTGTGGGGGTGTTGAGCTGAGGCAGCGGGTAGTATGAGGCGATATTTTTGCCAACGGTGCTCACTCGGTCACTCGAAAGCTTATTACCCTGAAATGGTGTGCGATGAACCCCCGTCGCATCGGTGAAGGTCTTTGTCGGATCGTAGATGACGTTAAGTGAACCGTCCGCGTTAAAGCTCTTCGAAAAATCGCCAGTGCGCTCAAGCGCAGTTGGAACAGCGAAGCTCTCCGTATACGGAGAAGTTTGAATATAGCCCTCTGCGCCAATCCAAAAAAAAGTCTTATTGCGCCCGTCATACACATGAGGAATGACAACCGGGCCACCGAGCGAAGCGCCCCAGTTGTAGTAGGGGCTGTCGGGACGTGGAACTCCCTCGCGATTGGCAAAGAAGTCGTTTGCCAGCCATGAGCCTTGACGCGTCTCTCCGAAGATCGAACCGTGAACGGCATTCGAACCTGAACGCAGAAGGGTGTTGAACACGCCGCCCCCCGTTCGTCCCACTTGCGCGTCATAGGTATTGGCCTGCACCTTTACGTCTTGAATGGACTCGATGGTCGGAATAACAATCGGTCGATTATTGGTGTCGGTGATTGGAACGCCGTCGACAAGATAAAGGTTCGCGGCGACCGGACCACCGGCAACCGAAGTCGTAGATGTACCATTCTGGTCTGCGAAGCGAATGAACTGCGGATTCCCGGTGTTTACAAAGACGCCGGAGAGTTTTGCTGTGATGTAAGGATTGCGCCCGAGGACCGGAACGTCTTCGAGCTGTTGCTGGTCGAAGTTGGTGCTTATGGAAGCCGTCGAAGGATCGACAAGCGGCGCATCTGCGGAGACCTGCACAACATTACTGGTGCTGCCAATGGCAAGTTGAATATCGAGCGTCAGGAAGTCCTGTGTGGAAAGAATAATGTGACTACGTTCTGCATCACTGAAAGACTTCGCGGAGACCCGCAAAGTATAAGTTGTCGGCGTGAGCGCATTAAAAGCGTAGCCACCAATGCTGTCCGATTGTGTGTTTCGTGTCTGACGCGTTGCTTCGTCAGTAAGCGTAATCTGAGCACCAGCTATGGCTGCGTTGCTTGAGTCAGTGATGGTGCCACGGATCGCGCCGCTGTAGCTTTGAGCGAGTAACGCACCGGAAATCGTGAGCAGCAAAACAACGAGAATGTGCCTTATGTCTCTGAAGCTGCGTTTGGGGCGGCTCTTATGGTTACGCGTGTCGTTCATGGCTCTCCTGTACGGTGATACCTGCATGCAGAGGGATCGATCCACGGAGGAGACACGTCTACCGAACCCGCGGAAACTAGAGCGCGGGCCAGAGTCTTGCTAGAGCGAGAAGTGAGGCGGAAAGACTACCGACAACCGTTCAGTGCAGCACCGCTCAACTCAGCAGGACAGGCCCGTGAGGAACGGCAACAACGAACGATGATTCGGGTAGGCATGTGCAGAGAATAAGTCTTACTCCCTTTCAAGTCAATCGATTTGAAGCCAGGAACACTCCTGAACACAAGTCGCAGGCTCTCCTTCAAACAATGCAGAGCAAAAGATGTAAAGGAGATTTATTTGGGTGTATCTTCCAGATTCTCCTGGAGTGGATGCGGCCGTGAGGTTGATGTTTCGACAGTTAGCTCCAACGCAGTCACCTGTCGCGAAAAGTTGGTTATGTCGTCGTGTCGCCCTTTTCAAACAGTCTTCCTGAAATAAATCATCTCGAATAGAATTTCCAACTTTCCACCTATTTAGATATGTGATATCTTGCTTTCAATGCGACGACTTTTCCTAGAGCAACCGCTTGAGATGTCCGGCTCATCCTTATGTGCCGGTACTCGCTGTTGTTGTCGCGCATAACATTCCTGCCTAACTAACTTAACCCTATCGAACCGCATCGTCGCCACTTAACCGAAGTTGTACCTGGGGCGCGCTCACAGCGTTCGTAAGGCTACGAGGATTCAATCCTCCTCTCTTGGTCCGTTATCTAAAGGACACTACCTAAACGCATCGGGTTCTGCGAAGTACTTCGTATTCGCAAGAGATCCTCCGACGTTAGCGCGTTATCTCTCGAAGATTTGCATGACCCAAGATTTCATGACAGTGAGGACCTGTATGATCCGTGTCAATTTATCCAGAGCTCTAATCCTGTTAGTGCTATTCGCTTCGTTTACAAAGACTGTCGTCACTCAGACGCTTACGAGCGCTACGATTGTCGGAGCGGTCACCGACTCCTCGGGAGCTTTTGTTCCTCAAGTAAACGTTCGGATCACACAGACCGGTACCGAGGTAGTCCGTACAACAACGACAGATAGTGCCGGTGAGTATCGCTTCCCCTTCCTGAAACCTGGCGACTACACCGTCACGGTCGAAGGCGGAGGGTTGAACTCGATACCTATCCATGTGCAGCTTCTCGTCGGCAAAGAAGAGTCCGTCAATATCACGCTTGCGGTGCAGTCCGTTCAGCAGTCCGTCGATGTAACCACTGCTTCGACCCTCATACAAGCAGAGAATGGGAACCAGGTCACTTCTTACAGCCAGCAATATATCGAAAACACTCCAGTCAATGGCGGAGACATCACAAACGTCGCATTCACCACGCCAGGGTTGCGTCTCAATGTCGGCGGTGGAAATGCGAACTTCAATGTGAACGGCCTGCCGTTCAACTCCGTGCTCTTCACGATGAATGGAGCTGACATCGTTGAACCATACAACCTGAATAACAAATCAGGCGCCAGTAATAACACGCTTGGAGCGAACGATGTAGCTGAAGCTGCGGTTGTAATCAATGCCTATAGCGCACAGTACGGACGCGAAGCGGGTGCTCAGGTGAACTACATCAGCAAGTCCGGAACGAACCAATTTCACGGCAATCTGGTCGAAAATTACAACGGTGAATTCCTCAATGCCAATGACTACTTCAATAAACTCAACAACACGCCTCGCGCTCGGTCAGTAGCCAACCAATACGCTGCTTCGATCGGCGGCCCAATTCTCAAAGATAAACTCGCGTTCTTCGTGAACACGGAAGGCTTGCGCTACGCCCTGCCGTCGAGCGGTGTTGTCTCACTACCATCTCCGACGCTACAGCAGTACATTCTTAACCACGTACCCGCATCGTCTTTGCCGATCTATCAGAGTCTATTCAAGCTCTATAACTCGGCCCCGGGCGTCG is drawn from Edaphobacter lichenicola and contains these coding sequences:
- a CDS encoding family 2A encapsulin nanocompartment cargo protein cysteine desulfurase, which codes for MSTNDPGRLFVAPDTDPRAAAPPSYSGTPLPAGVLDPVALARMANEFFTALPNSLDVPSSPLPAHAAPTDLSPFGSVPATAPAAPPEISLPSDKHFSGVPASVGPASFSPVTAPAQVTPPAVPGVIGTAVSDVAADIPSFSFLQDARAIFSDRNTLPEGPNPRVNPTAGFAPGTAPAGAVPTNFNPDLPTQTNPPSQLPASGFPSAPDFGNASPVPTFSFLGELRPLFSYPPAVPGPVPTAPETDLTTNAALSYLELPHEFNRSPELTELAGYSSFGFLESNRNFDFAESIGNFQPVDIESGVPRDLNLSSYPFDAEAIKRDFPILRERVNGKPLVWLDNAATTQKPQSVIDRLKYFYEHENSNVHRAAHELAARATDAYEAAREKVRRFVNASSTREIVFVRGATEGINLIAQSWGRRNIQKDDEIVITWLEHHANIVPWQMLCSEKGAKLRVAPVDDSGQVLLDEYEKLLGPKTRLVSITQVSNALGVITPADKMIEIAHRYGATVLLDGAQSVSHMRVDVQALNCDFFVFSGHKVFGPTGIGVVYGKPEVLEYMPPWQGGGNMIQDVTFEKTLYQEPPQRFEAGTGNIADAVGLGAAIDYLDRVGMYNIARHEHELLVKATSELSCIPGLHIIGTAKEKAGVLSFVLDGFRTEEVGDYLNKNGIAVRSGHHCAQPILRRFGLESTVRASLALYNTHEDIDKLVTAIWNLRLGRTSIA
- a CDS encoding family 2A encapsulin nanocompartment shell protein; the protein is MAETTTRTSLGEQAAYQLANVTKTAPIYGAVTPRWLVRLLDWKPLESGVFRLNRVVEDKPIEVLCGHVDESEIPRTYAQYEEEPREYLLSSINALVNVQTRVSDLFSNPYDQVREQLRVTIEGVKERQENELLNNADYGLLNNVPESQKISTRKGSPTPDDLDELLTKVWKEPSFFLAHPRTIAAFGRECTRRGVPPPTVTLFGNPFLTWRGIPLIPTDKIHVTGKVPKSKILLVRVGERKQGVIGLFQPGLTGEQSPGLSVRFTGIDNRGLASYLISLYCAASVLTDDAIAALENVEVGNYHEYK
- a CDS encoding rhodanese-like domain-containing protein, coding for MSVPEIQAEELKQRLDQGENLFLLDVRDEYEYEISNIGGHLIPLAQLSKRLNELNAGEEIVAVCKMGPRGVKAVEYLQQHGFSKVSNLRGGIHAWSDKVDHKVRKY
- a CDS encoding aminotransferase class I/II-fold pyridoxal phosphate-dependent enzyme, translating into MCSCPSFTCGRSAQARSGRCRISRPTEHSRTSAALADTSHVRQVRSVVAAERTKWTAVLNELTLAHTNSQASFIFFNAGRPQTQLAGAMRTQGVDIGRTFPPYVDWARITIGVPEENRVVQQRLREILAANPG
- a CDS encoding aminotransferase class I/II-fold pyridoxal phosphate-dependent enzyme; this encodes MSSVLTRRSLIKTSGMALGASLFSVTAKAAPAEGGPQKLIHLNLNENAFGPSPNVASAIQLEFPKLSRYADAHAAQAFAEQIAAYEGVPVEQVILGEILGALGLYLGSQGGPGGEFIYSTPGYLALVDAASHVGGVGVPVPLNPKYENNLPELAAKITGKTRALYLINPHNPTGTVSDDHTFKQFLGEVSQRAPVIVDEAYLEYTTDFETRSAVSLVRDGANVIVFRTFDKIHGLAGLPIGYALVPRSLAGALRKQGVGDAESLGRLNIAAPQRP
- a CDS encoding carboxypeptidase regulatory-like domain-containing protein, with protein sequence MNDTRNHKSRPKRSFRDIRHILVVLLLTISGALLAQSYSGAIRGTITDSSNAAIAGAQITLTDEATRQTRNTQSDSIGGYAFNALTPTTYTLRVSAKSFSDAERSHIILSTQDFLTLDIQLAIGSTSNVVQVSADAPLVDPSTASISTNFDQQQLEDVPVLGRNPYITAKLSGVFVNTGNPQFIRFADQNGTSTTSVAGGPVAANLYLVDGVPITDTNNRPIVIPTIESIQDVKVQANTYDAQVGRTGGGVFNTLLRSGSNAVHGSIFGETRQGSWLANDFFANREGVPRPDSPYYNWGASLGGPVVIPHVYDGRNKTFFWIGAEGYIQTSPYTESFAVPTALERTGDFSKSFNADGSLNVIYDPTKTFTDATGVHRTPFQGNKLSSDRVSTVGKNIASYYPLPQLNTPTGQYNFTGTDNVRDHAQEVTIKLDQQIRPWWNISGSYIFYEALQPLGNPLGTLPGSYSYTYHRQVDAVQVNSTWILNPTTVVTARYGNNRFPNLIAEVSQGFDPGTLGFPTSYTSQIQAKFFPTIFPRNFSQLGQNTDSLDNWKSQIVNGTVAKTLKRHNLTFGGEYRRIRMDFEDFSNAPGTYTFSGAFTQSSPNATDDGSGSDLADLLLGYPISGEVDITTFLKTYLDYTAFFAQDDWRVTPRLTLNLGLRYEAETGLKEDHNQLAVGFDRTATAQLAGGPSVTGGVLFAGVNGNKRDIGDLSLAKFAPRIGASYQLKPKTVLRGGYGILYAPLRYDPIGTLAPGYTAANSYVASFDNNQTSAGSLDNPFPSGLEKPVGNSAGLLTGVGNSVTTYDQNYHAPRVQQFSLGVEQELPGQIALHATYIGSRSINLNPSPTSSTPVNINQLNPSNFSLGTSLGDQIANPDYVVGGPGIIGQPTVARSQTLRPFPQFTSVNLFVSSAHADYNALLIQGEKRAGHGLSFVSSFTWSRNMDSSFATANSISEFRRFRTSECL